The following coding sequences are from one Triticum aestivum cultivar Chinese Spring chromosome 5A, IWGSC CS RefSeq v2.1, whole genome shotgun sequence window:
- the LOC123104741 gene encoding SRSF protein kinase 1, whose amino-acid sequence MAAFGGNGYCYSSGSEDDEEEDEEGAEGYRKGGYHAARPGDRFAGGRFVAQRKLGWGNFSTVWLAYDTLLSRFVALKIQKSARDYAHAALHEIELLSAAAKGDPTNSKCVIQLLDHFKHAGPNGKHICLVTEFLGDSLLRLIRYNRNKGIGLSRVREICRSVLTGLDYMHRELAIIHTDLKPENVLLVSTINPSKDPVRSRLTPILKRPEGNQYRTPPISFSEKMLKTRARRAVAKILQRRVSLGGFTADMVKERSLDGISMKCKIVDFGNACWADQQGDGVIQTRQYRAPEVIIGSGYSYSADMWSFACMAFELATGDMLFAPNTCQGCSEDEDHLALMMETLGKMPKKIATSGTRSKDYFNRYGDLKRVKRMRFWPLERVLVERYNFTEPDAKGLADFLRPILDFDPENRPTAAECLKHAWLNN is encoded by the exons ATGGCGGCGTTCGGCGGCAACGGGTACTGCTACTCGTCGGGGtcggaggacgacgaggaggaggacgaggagggggCCGAGGGGTACCGGAAGGGCGGCTACCACGCCGCGCGCCCCGGGGACCGCTTCGCCGGCGGCAGGTTCGTCGCGCAGCGGAAGCTCGGCTGGGGCAACTTCTCCACCGTCTGGCTCGCCTACGACACCCTCCTCAGC AGATTCGTGGCGCTCAAGATCCAGAAGAGCGCGAGGGACTACGCGCACGCCGCGCTCCACGAGATCGAGCTGCTGTCCGCGGCGGCCAAGGGCGACCCCACCAATTCCAAGTGCGTCATCCAGCTGCTGGACCATTTCAAGCACGCCGGCCCCAACGGCAAGCACATTTGCCTGGTCACCGAGTTCCTCGGCGACAGCCTGCTGCGGCTCATACGGTACAACCGGAATAAGGGCATCGGGCTGAGCAGGGTGAGGGAGATTTGCCGGTCGGTGCTGACCGGCCTCGATTACATGCACCGAGAGCTCGCCATTATCCACACCGATTTGAAGCCGGAGAATGTCCTCCTAGTGTCGACGATAAACCCGTCCAAGGACCCGGTGCGCTCGAGGCTCACCCCGATTCTCAAGAGGCCAGAGGGGAATCAGTACCGCACGCCACCCATCAGTTTCAGCGAGAAGATGCTTAAGACGCGGGCGAGGCGCGCCGTGGCGAAGATTCTGCAGAGGCGGGTGTCGCTCGGTGGGTTCACGGCAGACATGGTTAAGGAGAGAAGCCTGGATGGCATTAGCATGAAGTGCAAGATTGTCGATTTCGGGAATGCCTGCTGGGCTGATCAGCAGGGTGATGGTGTGATACAGACAAGGCAGTATAGGGCACCCGAGGTTATCATCGGTTCTGGGTATTCTTATTCTGCTGATATGTGGTCGTTCGCTTGTATGGCGTTTGAGCTTGCCACCGGTGACATGCTGTTTGCTCCCAACACTTGCCAAGGTTGCAGTGAAGATGAG GATCACCTAGCTCTGATGATGGAAACTCTGGGAAAGATGCCTAAGAAG ATTGCCACCTCAGGCACCCGTTCCAAGGATTACTTCAACCGGTACGGAGACCTGAAGAGGGTCAAAAGAATGAGGTTCTGGCCCCTCGAGCGCGTGCTAGTCGAGAGGTACAATTTCACCGAGCCGGACGCCAAAgggctcgccgacttcctccgccCGATTCTCGATTTTGATCCAGAGAACAGGCCGACCGCCGCCGAGTGCCTGAAGCACGCATGGCTCAACAACTGA